Proteins co-encoded in one Funiculus sociatus GB2-C1 genomic window:
- the cas2 gene encoding CRISPR-associated endonuclease Cas2 — translation MFVVISYDISEDSRRTKIHKILKSYGQWMQYSVFECDLTTTQYAKLRSRLAKMIKPEQDSIRFYFLCGCCQPKIERIGGEIPMDTTVFFA, via the coding sequence ATGTTTGTTGTAATTTCTTACGATATATCTGAGGACAGTCGGCGCACTAAGATTCATAAGATTCTCAAGTCTTATGGACAGTGGATGCAGTATTCTGTGTTTGAGTGCGACTTGACTACTACGCAGTATGCTAAATTGCGATCGCGTCTGGCGAAGATGATTAAGCCAGAGCAAGACAGCATTCGCTTTTATTTCCTCTGTGGTTGCTGTCAGCCGAAGATTGAGCGCATCGGTGGCGAAATTCCAATGGATACTACTGTGTTTTTTGCTTGA
- the cas1d gene encoding type I-D CRISPR-associated endonuclease Cas1d → MGTVYVTQDDSFIGKIDERLKVKVEKNTILDVPLIKVDGLVVMGRATVSPDAIAQLIERKIPLTFLTINGKYLARLESEMSKNIFVRSAQWKSDGESPKAIHVAQGFVRGKLKNYRTALLEAQRRYSELDLGANIAQLRNAIASVDKATSIDSIRGHEGAGSAAYFGCFDGLIRIDDFSFETRNRRPPTDPVNSLLSLGYSLLRHDIQGALNIVGFDPYLGYLHTERYGRPSLALDLMEEFRPLIVDSVVLGAINLRILKISDFVTEPVSNAVSLTKEGLHTFLRLYQEKKQKKFTHPVMQKQCTYQESMEIQARLLAKYLMGEVDKYTPLILK, encoded by the coding sequence ATGGGGACAGTTTACGTTACGCAGGATGATTCTTTTATCGGTAAAATCGATGAACGTCTGAAAGTTAAAGTTGAGAAAAATACTATTTTAGACGTGCCATTGATTAAAGTTGATGGCTTGGTGGTCATGGGACGAGCAACTGTCTCTCCTGATGCGATCGCGCAACTTATCGAACGCAAAATCCCTCTAACTTTTTTAACTATCAATGGTAAATATCTTGCCAGATTGGAGTCAGAAATGAGTAAAAATATCTTCGTTCGTTCTGCACAGTGGAAATCTGATGGAGAATCGCCAAAAGCAATTCACGTAGCTCAAGGTTTTGTCAGAGGTAAACTTAAAAATTACCGCACTGCTTTATTAGAAGCACAGCGGCGATATTCGGAACTAGATTTGGGTGCTAATATCGCTCAATTAAGGAATGCGATCGCATCCGTTGATAAAGCTACTTCAATTGATTCTATCAGAGGTCATGAAGGTGCTGGTAGTGCTGCTTATTTTGGGTGTTTTGATGGATTGATTCGCATTGACGATTTTAGCTTTGAAACCCGTAATCGTCGTCCCCCCACAGATCCGGTAAATTCGCTTTTGAGTTTGGGTTACTCTTTGTTACGTCACGATATCCAAGGCGCTTTAAATATTGTTGGCTTTGACCCTTATTTGGGATACTTGCATACAGAGCGTTATGGACGGCCATCTTTAGCTCTGGATTTAATGGAAGAGTTTCGACCTTTGATTGTAGATTCTGTGGTTTTGGGTGCAATCAATCTCCGGATACTAAAAATTTCAGATTTTGTGACGGAACCTGTTAGTAACGCCGTTTCTTTAACTAAGGAGGGATTACACACTTTTCTGCGTTTGTATCAAGAAAAGAAGCAAAAGAAGTTTACGCATCCGGTAATGCAAAAGCAATGTACCTATCAAGAATCAATGGAAATTCAAGCTCGTCTATTAGCAAAGTATCTCATGGGAGAGGTTGACAAATATACCCCGTTGATTTTGAAGTAA
- the cas4 gene encoding CRISPR-associated protein Cas4, which translates to MKDTEYIPIASLNQYSYCPHRCWRMFCAVEFVDNQYTIEGTSLHDRVHSFSVGNREDTWQVRAIWLKSEEYKLIGKSDLVELDSGELYPVEYKRGKKGEWDNDELQVVAQALCLEEMTGKKVSCGYVYYAQSHQRQLVEITPELKQSAIATIESVQTLLQTGIMPKPLYSKRCKGCSLYSQCLPKAADKVGRYQEAS; encoded by the coding sequence ATGAAAGATACTGAATATATCCCCATTGCTTCGCTTAACCAGTATAGCTATTGTCCTCATCGTTGTTGGCGAATGTTTTGTGCGGTGGAGTTTGTTGATAACCAATACACAATCGAAGGTACTAGCTTGCACGACCGCGTTCATAGTTTTTCAGTAGGAAATCGCGAAGATACTTGGCAAGTCCGAGCAATTTGGTTGAAGTCTGAGGAATACAAGTTGATTGGTAAATCTGACTTGGTTGAATTAGATTCAGGAGAATTGTATCCGGTTGAATACAAGCGGGGAAAAAAAGGTGAGTGGGACAACGATGAATTGCAAGTTGTAGCCCAAGCTTTGTGTCTGGAAGAGATGACGGGGAAAAAAGTGAGTTGTGGCTATGTTTATTATGCCCAATCTCATCAACGTCAGCTAGTAGAAATTACGCCAGAGTTAAAACAAAGCGCGATCGCTACCATCGAATCTGTACAAACCTTGCTACAAACTGGAATAATGCCAAAACCTTTGTACAGCAAACGTTGCAAAGGATGCAGTCTTTATTCGCAATGTTTACCGAAAGCGGCTGACAAAGTGGGGCGCTATCAAGAAGCTAGTTAA
- the cas6 gene encoding CRISPR-associated endoribonuclease Cas6, protein MPHSLVLNLLPLSPISPNYLTGRHLHALFLTLVSSVDYELGDYLHQASADKAFTLSPLQTPRRHQRRDNTLQWEHKTAISAGTPCWWRVSLLDDTLFGKLTQLWLNLNPNHPWHLGPADLQITSIQGTTQSTQVWANASSYAQLYEKASESDRVLSFSFSTPTAFRQGQYDTTLPTRESVFNSLLSRWNKYSGIEITDLSLESVFPSFVDIHTEILADSRSKFIGLVGEVSYRLMGEVTPLAIKHFNVLADFALYCGVGRKTPMGMGMMRRLPK, encoded by the coding sequence ATGCCTCACAGTTTAGTTCTTAATTTACTTCCTCTGTCGCCGATTTCTCCAAATTACTTGACAGGAAGACACTTACACGCTCTATTTCTCACGCTTGTTAGTTCTGTGGACTACGAACTGGGAGATTATCTCCATCAAGCTAGTGCAGACAAAGCTTTCACTCTTAGTCCCCTGCAAACACCCCGCAGACATCAACGACGGGATAATACCTTGCAATGGGAACACAAAACTGCAATATCTGCTGGTACGCCTTGTTGGTGGCGCGTTTCGCTACTTGATGATACTTTATTTGGCAAACTTACCCAACTTTGGCTGAATCTAAATCCTAATCATCCTTGGCATCTTGGCCCCGCTGATTTGCAGATTACAAGTATTCAGGGAACTACTCAATCTACTCAAGTTTGGGCGAATGCTAGTAGCTATGCTCAATTATACGAGAAAGCAAGTGAAAGCGATCGCGTCCTTTCTTTCTCTTTCTCTACGCCTACTGCTTTTCGTCAAGGACAATATGACACCACACTCCCTACCAGGGAATCTGTGTTTAATAGTCTCTTGTCTCGGTGGAATAAATACAGCGGAATCGAGATTACTGACCTTTCCCTTGAGTCAGTTTTTCCCAGTTTTGTTGATATTCATACGGAAATTTTAGCTGACTCTCGCAGTAAGTTTATCGGACTTGTGGGAGAAGTTAGCTATCGACTGATGGGAGAAGTTACTCCTTTGGCAATTAAACATTTTAATGTTTTGGCTGATTTTGCCCTTTATTGTGGGGTGGGAAGAAAGACCCCGATGGGTATGGGAATGATGCGACGATTACCTAAATAA
- the cas5d gene encoding type I-D CRISPR-associated protein Cas5/Csc1 — protein MAIIYRCQLELHDSMYYATREIGRLYETEPVIHNYALCYALGLVDSEIYSTTVPEEHSYRYFCPEQVPKYEEHLTPLNQQGIYVTPARSLSHSSTLNTWKYANNNYHVEMEKTQKNIPSFGRAKEIAPESQFEFFIISSSSLKRQDGKWKLPKWIRLGKWMSKAEVSVQEFTDIKLKTGEFTVAYPLNPLDVMFTNQVISYDVVNMPPVSLIQNVQIRGEYYQFDDIKIPARMEYRFSG, from the coding sequence ATGGCGATTATTTACCGCTGTCAATTAGAGTTGCACGATAGTATGTATTATGCGACTCGCGAGATAGGAAGACTCTATGAAACAGAGCCTGTAATTCATAATTATGCGCTTTGTTATGCGCTGGGGTTGGTGGATAGTGAAATCTATTCCACCACCGTTCCTGAAGAACACTCCTACCGCTATTTTTGCCCGGAACAAGTTCCGAAATATGAGGAGCATTTAACGCCGCTGAATCAACAAGGAATTTATGTAACGCCAGCGCGATCGCTATCTCACTCTTCTACTCTCAATACATGGAAGTATGCTAACAACAACTACCATGTAGAGATGGAAAAAACTCAGAAGAATATTCCTAGTTTTGGTAGAGCCAAAGAAATTGCCCCTGAAAGCCAATTTGAGTTTTTTATCATCTCTAGTAGTTCTCTCAAGCGACAGGACGGAAAATGGAAATTACCTAAGTGGATTCGCTTGGGTAAGTGGATGAGTAAGGCTGAGGTAAGCGTTCAGGAGTTCACAGATATTAAATTGAAAACCGGGGAATTCACTGTTGCTTACCCTCTCAATCCTTTGGATGTCATGTTTACTAATCAAGTAATTAGCTATGACGTGGTAAATATGCCTCCAGTTAGCTTAATTCAAAATGTACAAATACGAGGAGAATACTACCAATTTGATGACATCAAAATTCCAGCGCGGATGGAATATCGATTTAGTGGTTAA
- the cas7d gene encoding type I-D CRISPR-associated protein Cas7/Csc2 yields the protein MSFLKTVDSKFFHTEIPYKPMGKYAHFLTVRITESYPLFQTDGELNKARVRAGIKAENQAPISRLTMFKRKQSTPERLVGRELLRNYGLMTAEDCEYNVKFAMDNPDCIIYGFAIGDSGSEKSKVVVDTAFSITAFDESHETFTLNAPFENGTMASKGEAGSKPGEVTSRINQQDHIKPQVFFPSIVTLKDPTEAGFLYVLNNILRTRHYGAQTTRTGRVRNQLIGVVFADGEIISNLLWTQAIYDKLQADNKINSRDPLNEDDVIAAATSAIETLMSEEFIVHTDFIGTQFTALLNEVKTFTGGEAGIKEVLQKADAEAKAYAKKHIKQKPEADKAKVGKAGKAG from the coding sequence ATGTCTTTTCTCAAAACCGTTGATTCCAAGTTCTTCCACACTGAAATTCCCTACAAACCAATGGGGAAATATGCTCATTTCCTAACTGTGCGTATCACTGAATCCTATCCCCTCTTTCAAACTGATGGAGAATTGAACAAGGCACGGGTGAGAGCAGGAATTAAAGCAGAAAACCAAGCACCCATCAGTCGCCTCACAATGTTTAAGCGTAAGCAATCTACGCCAGAACGTTTAGTGGGACGAGAGTTATTACGAAACTATGGATTGATGACGGCTGAGGATTGCGAATATAACGTTAAGTTTGCGATGGATAATCCTGATTGTATTATTTACGGATTTGCAATCGGTGACTCTGGTTCTGAAAAGTCAAAAGTAGTAGTTGATACAGCATTTTCAATAACCGCTTTTGATGAATCTCACGAAACTTTTACCCTGAATGCTCCTTTTGAGAACGGTACGATGGCTTCTAAGGGCGAAGCTGGTTCTAAACCAGGAGAGGTGACTAGCCGCATCAATCAACAAGATCACATCAAGCCCCAGGTTTTCTTCCCCAGTATTGTGACTTTAAAAGATCCAACTGAAGCTGGTTTTTTGTACGTTCTCAACAACATTCTGAGAACTCGACACTATGGCGCTCAAACTACCCGTACAGGTAGAGTTCGCAATCAATTAATCGGTGTGGTATTTGCGGATGGCGAAATTATCAGTAACTTGCTGTGGACTCAAGCAATTTACGACAAACTGCAAGCCGATAATAAAATTAACTCCCGCGATCCACTGAATGAAGATGATGTGATTGCTGCTGCTACAAGTGCAATTGAAACCTTAATGTCTGAGGAATTTATTGTGCATACCGATTTCATTGGGACTCAGTTTACTGCTCTGTTAAATGAGGTGAAAACATTCACCGGGGGTGAAGCAGGCATTAAGGAGGTTTTGCAGAAAGCTGATGCGGAGGCTAAAGCCTATGCCAAAAAGCATATTAAACAGAAGCCTGAAGCTGATAAAGCAAAAGTAGGTAAAGCTGGTAAAGCGGGGTAA
- the cas10d gene encoding type I-D CRISPR-associated protein Cas10d/Csc3 yields the protein MAKKRKSSEQEEKQLSLFDHQDESDLTPPVPLPYKGMGERDSPLLAGEGLGERLTEEYDDDDWLHDEDSEVNFEPSDRTVEPQARELLTLKLLREAIQTQNPGDRVMSDFAEYVLPNLLRVAIGVTAKGGKFFDEIDRQREAEGKRRVRRDNAGDQSLNTHLLNGLFPTNLIEQRLEKLNTTVQRVVRERERRMLIAGFILHDFEKFPDAPADCRKLPLEQHRQIIDEKVRQLGLDRFINPDEPEAYREYLDDLLCIAYNAQRRWDTNWNFSEFGLNPVLRDRTLRSLSDLTCLADSLASIIKHPQDAENTRLNELIHSLSDGQLKFTYHSIAENRGVLTNVVNNALMEAHISLNTEDCTYYEPLLYLPTGVIYLARRDAPPVPVEDLPKRVVTKIKELCASQLRSRQTGFSRDGKGMKYAEYYNLFFDDTGLMQVALSATLRILNPIKSSVAKSRSDNLIKFQQQNVLSADYSFNFDDDIRIDQIAEFGDLISRKIWEERVNVIEVERKKDKKLPELPHLDIVEEIAKFWNLSEYLPSIREIQRINESLKEHKLKGNTGGVPYEWYYLAAKYLKTNPGLNPEDVRHICEEAIAHISQLIKPIVSQYQLPDGWDDLRLWVTRVVMLPGKSTSTKGSAEVFLQELSGYQLAKKQGRGRQLICSISHSPYTVTEQMESAVLFTPQVYTNKQMLGGSNAKRNISSIAGLEMMLRQILMNQTQAVGKRFEDGKYRYLYFYPTYYFTPETNKFLQKAYSGIAQTRFDTSIRNHFISKDLQANLERDRYQSVDAFLINENIEPGKDRTFKLSYPEDQPLTFYFMALPPGRDGTDTESWVMPSWLAFAFPMILDVKTVVSESPIPPFNDGAEFEESVFLDSAPQAFRVLMKRDRFRLDYILEGWTEDGKEYSAPLNVLTAAYAIHLDVNARQGKSGYDSNWGRFTELAKDFETSPLYVFSYLNRWVRNQNVETARIEKVKLYAYHFYPCFDPYAKYNPNSEELTVGEESSLNHPKKLTELYRKFYRANKRYNPKANAVLKPIDIAAKTILEADLSFQGSVRVDMVAAEVSKLMDRVHASTAEGRWIFKKREEEREAILDFARYFVEEVFEKSFAGDRARLAGRQINLIRDTCEFLYRLEDDKENRIAAAQIEDSNDSDADEDESRT from the coding sequence ATGGCTAAGAAACGTAAAAGCTCTGAGCAGGAAGAAAAACAGTTATCGCTATTTGATCATCAAGATGAATCAGACCTAACCCCCCCAGTCCCCCTTCCCTACAAGGGAATGGGGGAGCGGGACTCCCCTCTCCTTGCAGGAGAGGGGTTGGGGGAGAGGTTAACCGAAGAGTATGACGATGATGATTGGTTACACGATGAGGATTCAGAAGTTAACTTTGAACCTAGCGATCGCACTGTTGAACCTCAAGCGCGTGAGTTACTGACGCTCAAGCTACTGCGAGAGGCGATTCAGACTCAGAATCCTGGCGATCGCGTGATGAGTGACTTTGCTGAGTATGTATTACCTAATCTGCTGCGAGTAGCAATTGGCGTTACTGCCAAAGGTGGTAAGTTTTTTGATGAAATTGACCGACAGAGAGAAGCTGAAGGAAAACGGAGAGTCAGACGAGACAATGCAGGCGATCAATCACTCAATACCCATTTACTCAATGGACTATTTCCAACGAATTTAATTGAGCAACGGTTGGAAAAACTTAATACCACCGTGCAGCGAGTGGTTCGGGAACGAGAACGGCGGATGCTAATTGCTGGGTTTATTTTGCATGACTTTGAGAAATTCCCGGATGCTCCTGCTGATTGTCGCAAGCTACCGCTAGAACAACATCGTCAAATTATTGATGAAAAAGTCCGTCAGCTAGGTTTAGATCGCTTCATCAATCCTGATGAGCCAGAAGCTTATCGAGAGTACCTAGATGATTTGCTCTGTATCGCTTATAACGCTCAACGGCGTTGGGATACGAACTGGAACTTTTCGGAATTTGGGCTAAATCCAGTATTACGCGATCGCACTCTTCGCAGTCTTTCAGATTTAACCTGTTTAGCTGATTCCCTAGCTTCAATTATCAAACATCCCCAAGATGCTGAAAATACAAGGCTAAATGAGTTAATCCATAGCCTAAGTGATGGACAACTAAAATTTACTTACCACAGCATTGCAGAGAACCGAGGCGTACTCACAAATGTAGTGAATAACGCTTTGATGGAAGCGCACATTAGCCTTAATACGGAGGATTGCACCTACTATGAACCACTGCTATATTTGCCAACTGGTGTAATCTATTTAGCTCGGCGGGATGCGCCCCCTGTTCCAGTTGAGGATTTACCAAAACGGGTGGTAACGAAGATTAAAGAACTGTGTGCAAGTCAGCTACGGAGCCGGCAAACAGGTTTTAGCAGAGATGGCAAAGGAATGAAGTATGCAGAATATTACAACTTGTTTTTTGACGATACAGGTTTAATGCAAGTCGCCCTGAGTGCCACACTGAGGATTCTAAATCCCATTAAAAGTTCTGTTGCCAAAAGCCGCAGTGATAATCTCATCAAATTTCAGCAGCAGAATGTTTTGTCGGCTGATTATAGTTTTAATTTTGATGACGACATTCGGATTGACCAAATTGCTGAATTTGGAGATTTAATCAGTCGCAAAATTTGGGAAGAACGGGTTAATGTAATTGAAGTTGAGCGGAAGAAAGATAAAAAACTCCCAGAATTACCTCATCTAGATATTGTCGAGGAAATTGCTAAGTTTTGGAACCTCTCAGAGTATTTACCTTCAATCCGCGAAATTCAGCGAATTAATGAGAGCCTGAAAGAACACAAGCTAAAGGGCAATACTGGCGGCGTTCCTTATGAATGGTACTACTTAGCAGCAAAGTATTTAAAGACTAATCCTGGTTTAAATCCAGAGGATGTTCGTCATATTTGTGAGGAAGCGATCGCTCACATTTCCCAACTCATTAAACCCATTGTTTCACAGTACCAGTTACCTGATGGTTGGGATGATTTGCGGCTTTGGGTGACGCGAGTTGTCATGCTACCCGGAAAATCCACATCTACCAAAGGATCTGCTGAAGTATTCCTACAGGAATTGTCAGGCTATCAGTTAGCTAAAAAACAGGGGAGAGGACGACAGCTAATCTGCTCTATTTCTCATTCTCCCTATACTGTAACTGAGCAGATGGAGTCAGCGGTTTTATTTACACCCCAGGTTTATACCAATAAACAAATGTTGGGTGGTTCTAACGCTAAACGCAATATTTCTAGTATTGCAGGTTTAGAGATGATGCTGAGGCAAATTCTGATGAACCAGACGCAGGCGGTGGGTAAGCGATTTGAGGATGGTAAATATCGCTATCTTTATTTCTACCCCACTTATTACTTCACCCCAGAGACGAACAAGTTTCTACAAAAGGCATATAGTGGCATTGCACAAACTCGCTTTGATACCAGCATTCGCAATCACTTTATCAGTAAGGATTTGCAAGCGAATTTAGAACGCGATCGCTACCAAAGTGTAGATGCTTTCCTAATAAATGAAAATATCGAACCAGGGAAAGACCGAACCTTCAAACTTTCTTACCCAGAAGACCAGCCACTAACATTCTACTTCATGGCGCTACCTCCGGGACGAGACGGAACTGACACCGAATCTTGGGTAATGCCTAGCTGGTTAGCTTTTGCCTTCCCGATGATTCTGGATGTCAAAACGGTAGTTTCAGAGTCGCCAATTCCACCTTTTAATGATGGTGCGGAGTTTGAAGAAAGCGTATTTCTCGACAGTGCGCCACAAGCTTTTAGAGTGCTGATGAAACGCGATCGCTTCCGTCTTGACTACATTCTTGAAGGTTGGACGGAAGACGGGAAGGAATATTCCGCACCCCTTAATGTTCTAACAGCCGCCTATGCTATTCACCTTGATGTTAATGCTAGACAAGGAAAATCTGGTTATGACTCCAACTGGGGACGTTTTACAGAACTGGCAAAAGATTTTGAAACCAGCCCACTCTATGTATTTAGCTACTTAAATCGTTGGGTGCGTAACCAAAATGTTGAAACAGCACGAATTGAGAAAGTCAAGCTTTATGCCTATCACTTTTATCCCTGCTTTGACCCTTACGCCAAATATAATCCTAATTCGGAGGAATTGACTGTGGGAGAAGAATCAAGTTTAAATCATCCGAAAAAGCTGACGGAATTATATCGCAAATTTTATAGAGCCAATAAGCGATATAATCCCAAGGCAAATGCAGTATTAAAACCTATTGACATTGCTGCAAAAACTATTCTTGAAGCTGATTTAAGTTTTCAAGGTTCCGTGAGAGTTGATATGGTGGCGGCTGAAGTTTCTAAGTTGATGGATCGTGTTCATGCTTCTACAGCAGAGGGGCGCTGGATATTTAAGAAGAGGGAAGAAGAACGAGAGGCAATTTTGGATTTTGCTCGATACTTTGTTGAGGAGGTATTTGAGAAATCTTTTGCAGGCGATCGCGCACGTTTAGCCGGACGACAAATTAACCTAATTCGAGATACTTGTGAGTTTCTATATCGCCTAGAAGATGACAAAGAAAATCGCATCGCTGCTGCACAGATTGAAGACAGCAATGATAGTGATGCAGATGAAGATGAATCGAGAACCTAG
- a CDS encoding DUF433 domain-containing protein has protein sequence MNQQKLLQRITVNPKIFGGKPIIRGRRLAVEHILGMLAAGDTVETLLEGYPWLEREDVEACLVYARRVVGHERIEFLPVES, from the coding sequence ATGAACCAGCAAAAACTATTACAGAGGATTACAGTTAACCCCAAAATCTTTGGAGGTAAGCCGATTATTCGGGGTCGTCGGCTGGCGGTTGAGCATATTTTAGGAATGCTGGCGGCGGGTGATACCGTCGAGACTCTGCTAGAGGGTTATCCCTGGTTAGAACGGGAAGATGTAGAAGCTTGTTTGGTCTATGCGCGTCGCGTCGTCGGTCACGAGCGAATTGAATTCTTACCAGTGGAGTCGTAA